In a genomic window of Nodosilinea sp. PGN35:
- a CDS encoding DUF3143 domain-containing protein → MTLPSAATPLYNYPLPDIEAWLRQQGCTQSSADLHCWQVIRPRWQAEILLETDCIVVRYIGSGADDKDIQRVFKYSLSRQDLEEAIFSGP, encoded by the coding sequence ATGACACTTCCCTCAGCGGCTACTCCTCTCTACAACTATCCCTTGCCCGATATTGAGGCGTGGTTACGGCAGCAAGGCTGTACCCAAAGCAGCGCCGATCTCCACTGCTGGCAAGTGATTCGCCCTCGCTGGCAAGCCGAGATTTTGCTTGAAACCGACTGCATTGTGGTGCGCTACATTGGCAGCGGGGCAGACGATAAAGACATTCAGCGAGTTTTCAAATACTCCTTAAGCCGCCAAGATTTAGAAGAAGCTATTTTCTCAGGGCCCTGA
- a CDS encoding J domain-containing protein: protein MPDANPKPKTHYDQLGVKPTASPQQIRRAFRDLSKLYHPDTTELPATEATEKFQQLNEAYAILSSPDRRWAYDQQVGYARISVMQPLEPLSRPAVSPRREPANMYLDPTDRPLSAGEIFALFILGLTFVACLALVVTVGLTRGDYATDLSATLEQNSPEAEERSAPQASKTQVLPEADALTAPSLPPLVPKSRSPVTASPTWL, encoded by the coding sequence ATGCCTGACGCGAATCCAAAACCGAAAACCCACTATGACCAGTTGGGGGTCAAGCCCACCGCTAGCCCCCAGCAAATTCGACGTGCTTTTCGCGACCTCAGCAAGCTCTACCATCCCGACACCACCGAGTTACCCGCTACCGAAGCCACCGAAAAATTTCAGCAACTCAACGAGGCCTACGCCATTCTCAGTAGCCCCGATCGCCGCTGGGCCTACGATCAGCAGGTCGGGTACGCTCGCATCTCGGTGATGCAGCCCTTAGAGCCGCTCAGCCGTCCAGCGGTTTCCCCCCGGCGAGAGCCTGCCAATATGTACCTCGACCCTACCGATCGCCCTCTATCGGCGGGAGAAATCTTTGCCCTGTTTATCTTAGGTCTTACCTTTGTGGCCTGCCTGGCTCTGGTAGTTACCGTTGGCTTAACCCGAGGAGACTATGCCACCGATCTAAGCGCAACCCTTGAGCAAAACAGCCCTGAGGCTGAAGAACGTTCAGCCCCGCAAGCATCAAAGACACAGGTATTACCAGAGGCCGACGCTTTGACTGCCCCATCTCTACCGCCGCTGGTTCCCAAATCAAGATCTCCGGTTACTGCGTCCCCGACCTGGCTCTAA
- a CDS encoding NAD(P)/FAD-dependent oxidoreductase, which produces MEDVVVIGAGLSGLTAAQRLHREGYRVVVIDKSRGLGGRLATRRLGSIAIDHGCRYLQPFADPVASPLPALLAAEVLRPWRPESFELSSDNALTAVPPQVLYGAPQGMSAVAKTLAVDLTVQRHWLATALQPLPRGWRIEGQFLGEAQPTPPETFEARAVIVAIPAPQAIALIGTAAQHHPELRELCHQLQDVTFEAVITVMAGYGNQAARLPNQQGTEGWMVASDTHPTLRWLALDSSKRTTPQDSVVVLHSSAAFAAEVLEQSDLEPAGKTLLTAAASLGDWLSSPQWMQVHRWRYGFVRRALGRDILSHAAIPTLVGCGDWCQGGNAEGAIAAGNRAAVATARALG; this is translated from the coding sequence ATGGAGGATGTAGTGGTGATTGGGGCCGGGCTCAGCGGGCTGACGGCGGCCCAGCGGCTGCACCGGGAGGGCTACCGAGTCGTGGTGATTGATAAATCTCGCGGCCTCGGCGGTCGCCTGGCCACCCGTCGCCTAGGCTCTATCGCCATCGATCACGGCTGTCGATATTTACAGCCCTTTGCTGATCCGGTAGCCAGTCCGCTGCCTGCCCTGCTGGCGGCGGAGGTGCTTCGCCCCTGGCGACCAGAGAGTTTTGAACTCAGCTCCGACAACGCACTGACGGCGGTGCCGCCGCAGGTGCTCTATGGGGCTCCTCAGGGCATGAGTGCCGTAGCCAAAACGCTCGCCGTGGACTTGACTGTTCAGCGCCACTGGCTGGCTACAGCCCTACAGCCCTTACCCAGGGGCTGGCGTATTGAGGGCCAGTTCTTGGGTGAGGCTCAACCGACGCCCCCAGAGACCTTTGAGGCCAGGGCCGTGATCGTGGCCATCCCTGCGCCCCAGGCGATCGCCCTGATCGGCACAGCCGCCCAGCACCATCCAGAGCTAAGGGAGCTGTGTCACCAGCTTCAGGATGTAACCTTTGAAGCTGTGATTACAGTTATGGCAGGCTACGGCAACCAAGCAGCCAGGCTGCCGAACCAGCAGGGCACAGAAGGTTGGATGGTTGCCAGCGACACCCATCCAACCCTGCGATGGTTAGCCCTAGACAGCAGCAAGCGCACGACTCCCCAAGACTCGGTAGTAGTACTCCACAGCAGTGCGGCCTTTGCGGCTGAGGTGCTCGAGCAGTCTGATTTAGAGCCCGCAGGTAAAACGCTGCTGACAGCAGCAGCCAGCTTAGGGGATTGGCTGTCATCGCCCCAGTGGATGCAGGTTCATCGCTGGCGCTACGGATTTGTGCGTCGTGCCCTGGGGAGAGATATTCTCAGTCATGCCGCCATACCCACGCTAGTGGGCTGCGGCGACTGGTGCCAGGGAGGCAATGCTGAAGGGGCGATCGCCGCAGGAAATCGTGCCGCCGTCGCCACTGCCAGGGCTCTTGGCTAG